The DNA window CCTCGGCGGCGTACACGACACCGTCCCGCACGGCCGGAGGGCTGTAGCACCGCCCGTTCTGCTCGATCTCACCCGGACTACGGTCGTCACCGAACTCCCAGGCGGCCTCACCGTCGGAGATCCGCAGGGCCCAGACGCGTCCGCTGCTCACGTAGACGTGCTGCCGGTCGGCGGCCAGCTGGCCCGGGATGAGGAACGAGGAGTCGAGCCGTTCCCTGGGGATGTCCGTCCGCCAGAGCACCTCGCCCGTACCGATGTCCAGGGCCCCCACGCTGTAGTCCGCGTAACCGTCCCCCTTCCTGGCGACGATCAGGCGCTTGCCCACGACCGTGGCGCTGATGGCTCTGGAGCCGTTGTCGGGGTAGGCCACGGAGATGGGCCGCTGCCAGAGCTTCTTCCCGCTCCGCAGGCCGACCGCCACCAGGCACCAGTCCTTGGCCTGAGCGGTGTAGTCGGTCGCCGACGCGCCCTTCTTCCGGGCGGCCAGGTACAGCACCCCGCCGATCGCGGCGATCAGTTCCGCGTCGTGCAGGGAACCGTTGAATCCGGTGAGCCGGGCGACGCGGCGCACCATGGTTCCGTCAGTGGGTGAGAAGGCGTGCAGCGACAGGCCCTTGCCCTCGTCGTAGTCGGGGAGGAAACCGTAGATCGCCTTGCCGTCCGAGGTGAACTGCTGCCCGTAGGACAGCAGCGGGTACGACCACAGCTCCTTGCCGCTCTTCGCGTCCAGCCCCCGCAGCGTGTTCTCCGACAGGCCGGCGACCACCTTGCCCAGCGGCATCGGGAGCCGGCGCTGCCACTTGTCGACGATATCGGTGCGCCACAGCGGCTCCGGCCCGTCGTCGGCCGCGGCGGACGACGGCTTCCCGGCCTTGTCGTCCGCGCCCCGCTTGTCCCACCAGGCCCACCCGCCTGCCCCCGCCGCCGCCACGCCCAGCACCGAACCCCCGCCCATCGTGAGCAGCTTGCGGCGGGACACGGCAGCCGGGGCGGCGGCCGGTGACGAGTGGTCGGGGGATTCCGGCGGGGCCGCGAGCCGGGGCGGGTGGGGGAGCCAGACCTCCGCCGCCCGGCGCGAGATCTCCGCGAGCAGCGGGGGCGGCAGATGGTCCGCGAACTCGCCGTGGCCGTCGTGGAG is part of the Streptomyces agglomeratus genome and encodes:
- a CDS encoding serine/threonine-protein kinase, translated to MPTPLTHDDPHQLGAYRLTARLGSGGMGTVYLARTAGGRTVALKTVHARIAADPAFRTRFRLETDAARVIGGQHGAAVFDADPLADTPWMATEYVLGPPLDEAVTLCGPLPEPSVRALGAALCGALSQLHRSDVVHRDLKPSNVMVTAYGPKVIDFGIARALGDDRLTRTGTAAGTPAYMSPEQATGLEHTPAGDVFALAGVLVFAAAAHGPFGSGRPADLLYRVRYAEPDLTGVPASLVPVLARCLHKDPAQRPTTGQLAAELHDGHGEFADHLPPPLLAEISRRAAEVWLPHPPRLAAPPESPDHSSPAAAPAAVSRRKLLTMGGGSVLGVAAAGAGGWAWWDKRGADDKAGKPSSAAADDGPEPLWRTDIVDKWQRRLPMPLGKVVAGLSENTLRGLDAKSGKELWSYPLLSYGQQFTSDGKAIYGFLPDYDEGKGLSLHAFSPTDGTMVRRVARLTGFNGSLHDAELIAAIGGVLYLAARKKGASATDYTAQAKDWCLVAVGLRSGKKLWQRPISVAYPDNGSRAISATVVGKRLIVARKGDGYADYSVGALDIGTGEVLWRTDIPRERLDSSFLIPGQLAADRQHVYVSSGRVWALRISDGEAAWEFGDDRSPGEIEQNGRCYSPPAVRDGVVYAAEGSHGIVALEATTGKLLWEEKEDFTNDDTPRLTAPPVVGEKYVYAPLTHGVSAVDRRTHRSVWTYATPAIRFVAHEEAGQLIAADSGTVTALPFE